The sequence below is a genomic window from Calypte anna isolate BGI_N300 chromosome 4A, bCalAnn1_v1.p, whole genome shotgun sequence.
TGTTGATTGATCTGTTCAGTCAAATACCCAAGCATTTTCATGTGGAAAAGCCATGTTCATTCAATGTGAATTAGCTGTCAGGCACTGTTAGTGCAGTTTTTAGTGTGGAGGGACAGGAGTTTTAGGCttattttgaagaatatttGTGCTAACTACCATCTGTTAAAGTGGGATAtctcgatttttttttttctattacttgAGACACCTCACGTTTTCTTTcaatttcctttgctttgtttctaaaGCAGCTGAACATCCCTGTTGTCTGTAGCAGGTAATGAAATCTCTTACCATTTCCCTTTTAAATAAGGTTCTGTTTTCACCTGGGTTGTCAAATTAAATGTCTGTTACAGAGACATGGTGAATTGAAGACTACCTTCAAGTGATTTAAGTGccatttgtatttctgtagtaCTTATTGTTAAAGATGAAAGCTGCAACAGTACCAGTATTTTATGAATTGTCTTGAGGTTCCACACTTACCAGTTTAACTTGACTTGTCTCTTACAATAGCACTGTGTGGGAATAGGTTATGGAGAATTGATGGGAGAGTCACATTCTTGTGAAGACAGAGAACTTGTGTAGCATTGCTACACTAAATGGCAGTGATGTGTGgtagaaaagacaaaaaagtaaCTGGAGACTgaaatgctgtatttctttcccttcccatttttAAAGTTCTCATACCTTACATATTTGTCTGTTTATGTGGACTCTTTAAGTATAGAATTTCCACATGTTGATGAAagctctctttttcctttttccccagtAAAATGGGTCATGCCAGAGACTTCAAAACCTTCTGGAAATTAACTCTTGTTCTTTCGATAAAGAATTCATAAAAATGAGTAAAACTTTAGTTATTCTCTGGGataagaaggattttttttctttttccaaaaagaCTATACATCCTTTTTCTGATGAGTAACATTgtctcattttctttattttcctagtTACTGGACAGCCTGCTAAGACTAAGCGTCCAAAAGAacctggagaaaacaaaattaggCCTGTtaacaaaaaagtaaaacccAAAAATGCCAGGATGAAGGAGAGAGAATCTGTTGACTCCTCTTTGAAGTCCCAGTCCATGCTGACACAGGTGATGGATAAAGGACATTTCCAGAAGGTAGCTGCCACCTTGAGCCTCTCTGCAGGACAAAGCATAGAGCTGCGATGTAAGGGCAGCAATGTCACTTGGAGCTATCCTGCCTACTTAGACACCTTTAAAGACTCCAGACTCAGGTAAacaatttttcatgttttaggGTCTGATCTTTTTTTGCCATGAGTAGTGTTTTATAGAAATGTATGTGCCTGTGAAAGATAAGTAGTGAGGAGACTGTGGAGCTCTGGGAACAGTGCCCTAAGAAAGAGCTGTGAGGAGCTTTTCTTGGATTAAGTGAGAGAGGCAGAAGTATGAGCAGAGGCATCAACTCCTATTGTCCTTTTGTGTCTACATTATACAAATATGTATGGTCCCTGTAACTCACTGAGGTTATCTGTATCTCTCAGATCCATTTCCTTTGCTTACAAGTATGATGCTACCTTGAAATAACTCTctgataattaatttttcactttctccttGCAGTACTGCAGTCTCTAGCATATCCTTCTGAAATTCGTGAACCAGTTTTCCagtccctccctgcagctggaccAAGGCTTGTGTCATAAGTTACAGCAGGAAGCCTCTTTCTGCTGACAGCTTATTGCAGCGATAGCTCTCAAAAGATCTTGTGACCGATTTAACCAACTACTGCTCTTTCGTTTGCATGAAATAGTTTTATCGGGGTTTGTTCCAGCAGGTGGCGTTTATCAGCTGCAGTACAGATCGCCCTTCCAGCCAAAGCTGAGCGTGAAAAATAACAgcagggagtgtgtgtgtgtgtggggggggttgACGTTTTCAAGTGTGTCtcatattttctgcatttccaaaGATGTTGCTGGCATGATTTGGTCGTCTAGAACTCAGGGTCATGTTATCTGGGTGTTAGCATCTGGCATTAGCAAGTATTCAGTTTTTTGAGGAATCTGAATGCTGCTTCATCATTTGATTGTCAGTTGCTCTCTTCCAAAACTGAGTGCTTCCCTAGTGAAGCACATGGGACAAGGTACAAACATGTAAGATagtttttttgggaaaaaaatgcattttttaatcgTGTAGTTTGGCATTTTGGAGTAGTTTGGGATTCTACTGCTTAAGCAATTTACCTTTCTGTTCATATTCAGGTTCACAGTATTTGTGTGACATTATTAAGTTGTTATATGGTTACAGTATTACAAAGCAAATGCTATAAAACGTTTTAGGTGGGTAGTTATAACTTGTcttggtatttattttcttttagaagtATGCTAGgcttatatttaatttttttatatctttgctTTAGAgcaattattttgaaagaaggTATTGAAGCAGTAAGGCAGAGTTGGACTGAAtcaacaaaattaaatgtaagCAGAAGACCCTATAATTAACTAGAGAAATTGAAAACAGGTTAGTAGCACACTTCAGAGTCACAGAATAGTAATATTTTATGAAGACAGCCTGCAGAACCTTATGCAGTTATATTTTCACTGTACTTTTAGCATGGCTTCAGTAATATCTCAAGATCTTTCCTTAAGTGCTAATAGATGTATAAGAAGGAAAGTCTGCTTTGTAGAATGAGAAATATGGAATTTATAGTCTGTGGTTTTAGAAAGTTTAGACTATATTTAACTGGAAGTATCCTGAAGACAGCATGTTATTTGGGTAGCTCAGTGTTCGAGGGTGAGCTGGCAGCATGAAAAGTTACCAACAATGGTGCCACAAATTCAACTCACAACTTCAAGTAGTTTGCAATAGGCAAAGTGTTTTGCATCTCCTGGGAACTGCCAGCATCCTCTAAGTCTAGCTGCAACAAGAGGAGGCTTTATAGCTTTATTCTGGCATCTAACAGAATTGCAATTACAGGACACAGAAGAGACCTTAAGGTTCAGGGTGGTGAGGGCATTTGTAGCTCAGTTGGGTAGAGGATTTGCTAAGAGCAGAGGTCCAGGGCAGGAGCTGATGCTGAAGATGCATGCtcactgctctgtgtttcctgTATGTAGTTCAGGGTGAAGATGGCCTTTTGGCTTGCAGCTAGTTAAATTTAACATCCACATAATGCATTTCCCATGAGTGGCTGCAAAAAGAAGTGTAGGGATAAAAGCCAGATGTTTTGTCTCCATGCTCTGCATGTTTTTAAGTCACCCATATGGTGAGGAGAATACAGCATCCTGGAAGACAATTTCTTTTCTAAGAAGGAAGGTATTATAATTAGAAAAGCCATTTCTGTAGTATTAATGGCTATGCTTGCTTTGAGTTTTTCTTTGTAGGTATACTTCATGGcctagtaaaataaaatatttttgcttgctATACTAGAGAGTCTCAGTTTTTAATAGGCCTGTAGCTGTTATCATATGCTAAAATTGTCTTATGGGGAAATTAAAGACACTGAGTGAGTGGAGGAGAAAGGACTCTTTGGCTGCTTGAGCCAGAGGAGAAATCCAGTGGCCTAGCTGGAGTAAATAGCAGTACACACTGAAATTGTATGCTTCAGTTTGGAGACTGTAGCATGCAGTGCAGCTCTGGGGAGAGAGCTGCAGTCATGCAAACTTGGCTCCTGAGTTCAGGACACACACCAGCTCACTTCAGGACTGGCTTATTGACTGCAGTACTCTCTTGCCTTgcacagcataaaaaaaaacccctgcagaTAACTTTTTGTCTGAAAATTTTGCGTACTCGCCAAAAGTCTTAGTGGTGGTAAGTGTCAAAGGTAGCTTGTGCACCTCTGGAACAGAAGGGCTGGGATGCTGTTTTGTAAGACTCTGCATGACAAGTTAATGACTGTAGGCTCACCCAGAAACTGGATCTACAATGTATGAGAAGGATCAAAAACTGAGagggatgaaggaaaaataagagcaaGCACACTTcccctttcttttgttttatctgaaaaagctgctgaaggtAATCTAACTTCACACAGTCTCTGCTCTGTCTGGTTTGGAGCATGGGTCTCCCCCCTGCTCCAGACCAGCTGTAAATATCACAGAACCTCTTCCAAGAAACAGACTAATGAGAAATGGGACTGCTCCAGTGTAAgaagctgggacagagctggacATATGTCCCATGCAGGTCTGtgtgtgcagggcaggagcagtgtCACAGGTACTGAGGGCATGCAGAAAGtgtgagcagagggaaacaAAGGGCTGCTTTCAGGGGGAGCAGGCTCCTGCTGCATTACTGGGACAGTGCTTATACCTCTGTGTACAGCTGAATTTCCTTTTGTGCCATGTGCTTTGAAGTCTGAAAGCTACAGCgttttttcttgtgttaaaCAGCACGATGTTGTGTTCCTCTCCTAGGGAGCTTGTATTTGAGATAAGCTCTCTTTTGTCAGTATGAATGCAACAGCTAGAGAGGAGTTTGCTGGATGCTATTAGAGTGATGCTCTTCCTGTCATTTTATGTGCTTCTTTTAAAGGTCTTCTAAACTCGCCGTAGTTTTTCTGACAAAGATCTTTTGAACTTCAGATAACTAAAGCTTAATAAGATAAATGTATGGAATACAACTTCGGAGTAGTTTTCTAGTTTCTTTTTGGAAATACTGGTTGACTGCAGAATCTACCATTTATAATTTACTTCATATGGCCTGTTTTGTCTGCTTAATATGGCCACATCACAAGTTTCAACACTCACACTCTCAGCTGCCAGGTTTTGTTAGTGCATGTTTGTAGATGACTACCTCACTGTGCTATTTTGATTGATTACTGGATAGCTGGTTCTCAGTTAACTAAGTGAACACACTGCACAATAGTTGATTATCTCTGACCTTATTTTTCTGTCGAGAGTTTGGACTACAAATCAGTGTCTGCAttgagggatggaggcaaaagTGTTCTGGCATAATTCATTTCTCTGTAATGTTGACATTTAGTACTGGGTACTTGCAGAACATTTTATTCTGGTGTAGTCATGTGGCCGATGAAATGTGAACTATGAAACTAAATAATATTAGTGGTAATAATAACAACAGTACAGACTAGGACAGGGTTTGGATTTGTCTTCTGTTCCTGTTGGATATGATGCACAACAGGAGCTCTTGCACAAATAGGAATATCTTAAGCTTATCGAAAAACTGAAGATAACTTATAgtgtatatattaaaaatgaaagttttagTTCTCCATAATTACATGATTCCAGAAAGTGAAATCAGATGAGGTCATGTAGGAGAAGGCAGTAGCAGGTAGGAAACTTGTTTTGCCCGTTTCCATTGGCAGGCCTCAAAACTGGCCTGTGGTGGAGGAGTGTGCTGGTGGTGTCAGAGGGCTTTAATGAAGACTTCATTCTCAGCCTGGTTTGGGTGGTGTGTTTGGTGGTTTTAATTCCTAAGCTCCTGGCCTTGGCTGGAAGGCCCAGTGTTGGGTTCCATGGACTGTTGCTGATGGTTGCTGATGGTACCAGTGCAGAACACCTCGGGAGTCAGAAATTTCTGGAAGTGTGTGGAGCTGAAAGTAGTGGGGTCTGTGTTGCAGCAGTTCCTTTGCCTGCAATGGAGACAGCAAAGCCGAGCATTTAGAGCACACAGCACAGTGCATGTCTGTAGTGCTGCTGCTACACGGTGACAAAAGGTGCTCTAGAGGATACGCATTTCTTCAAAGCATGCTAATCCCAGAAATAAACAATTCAGTCAGGCATCTGCCTTACAGAGTAACTGCCACATTCATAAGAAGAAATGGGAGGATAAAATAAGTATTCAGAGAATACAACCCACAGCTGAATAAGAGCGTGGCAGCCGTTCAGACTGCATGCAAGCTGTGTATTTGTCCAGACCCTGTCTGAAACACTGAAGTTTGCTATCAAATGTCTAAAGCTGGAAAAATCTCGCCTGATTTGGTTAGAACGGAAATCACTTTGTAACTCAATATCTTGCAAAGAGAGGTTTTCTGGATGTGCTAGCATGTAAAGGCAGGTGgttgaaaataacatttttaaggGTCAGAGCAGCAGGGGAGCACATCAGTACTGCCACATCCTGACAGGCTTCCCTGAGAACTGGTATTGCTGGACCATTGCTTTTGCAATCCATCAAGAGGCAACACAGCAGACTATAAAACAATCTGTCTGCAAGAAAGAGCTGGGAAAGCAaaccttggggaaaaaaaaaaaaaaaaaaaaaaagagagatggtAACTGCTGAATTTCATAGACAGGACCTTTGACCCTTAGAAACATggtctatatatatatatatgtttacaAATATTGCATGTTTACAAATGTGTGGGAGATGTATCTGGAAAATTcagaagaagaacaaaaaagcaagtCAAGTCTGAAATAATCACAAATGTCACAAATGCTGAATTTGGTGTAGTCACACGATGACATCTGCAGTTCTCATGCTCCAAAATAGCCAAGGGGTGATGTGGAGACTCCAGTGTGAGGTTGCTTGCCAGTGAGGTGGCTCAGGGCAGAGGAGTAAgcaatgaaaaattacttccttaCAAAACAGACACAAGCTGAGATAGAAGCCCTTTATAATAGTGTTTGAAAGTGGAAAACTGGGACAGTGTGTTAAAGATGGGGAAGCATTCACACTGAAAGTAggcaaaaatcaaacaaactcTTGTTAAAGTACCTGCTAGTTACTGCTCCTGAATTAGCTTTGTTATATGCTATTGAAGCAGTGCCACTGTTAATGGtaaaacagacacacacatgtaGGTGGACTTGCAGCATGAAAATAAGGAACAAACTGAGACAAAACATAGATGAACTCATTGTCTACAGCAGTCACAGCCCAGTTTTAAAATTGGAACTGAAAGAGATCCAAGACTGAACCGTGCAAGACAAAAGCTTGCAAATGCTTATGTGTAGTTGAACTCAATAAAACTGCTCCTGTCAGCAGGTCTTTGCTGCAGCAAAAAGGGGGATTTTTTACATGATTCTATAGGTGAAAGGCAGGCCAGTTGCAGACTAGGAATTAAACAAAGAAGTCAAAAGTAGACTCGAGCTGACAGAAATGTACACGGAAACTCAACTGTGCTTGTCTgtgcctttgttttttcttttccccagtatAAAGCAGCTGGACAGGTACAGTCAGCTGGTCCTCACAAACTCCACTGCAGCAGACACAGGGGAGTACAGCTGCTggcttcagctctgcagtgctaACAAATGCAGGAAGGATGAGACTAAAGCAGGTTCTACGTACATCTTTTTTGCAGGTAATCAGTTCACTGAGGGATTATTAATGGAAGTGTATTTGCTAGTAAGATAGGAGTAAAGTTACATCAGTGCTTTCACTGTaactatttttcttccacaattttatttattattttttttagtggatGTTAAGGAGCACAGTGCTGGTGAGCAGAAAATTACTTGCTAACTGTGCTTTATGAGTCTATTTTCCCTATGTATTATTCTAAATGTGCACCAAAATTATGCATAATGCAATGGAAAGCAAATATCTTGGAACAAGTCTGAAGGTCTTATACAAAATgaactaaaaatatataatttttgaaaatgtgtatgaatgaagaaaatctgtgcaaaagattatttttgtcaTGGCATTCAGATGACTACATGGACTCTTCCCTCCTAGCTCCACCCCCTTTTTATTTACCAGCAGTGACTTAAAAATTTTGAGCTCATTGATCTTGGTAAGATCACAGTTTCTCCCAGGAGTCTATATAGCACGTTGAGAGGCAAAATTTAAGAACATGTGTTGACCCAGGGAGCTTGAGGCTGACTGTGGCCCTAATACTGCTTGGATATGGTTACAGTAGATAACCATTCACATTTTACTGCTACTTGGTACAACACACCTGAAATCAAATGATTAATTTGCTCTTCTTGTAGAAAACATTCTGAATAGTAAAACAACCTTCATTGCATGATCAAAGCCAAAGCATTCTTGGCTAGTAAATATTTCAGTACAAAGCACCAAGTTTGTGATATGTTTTGGAGCCATGTTAGACTATGAGGCTGTGCAGAAGGCATTTATCTGAATGTTCTGAGGATGCATTCTCAGTCAAGTTATTATGTAAATGTTTGGGCTTAGAAGAAGGAATTTTGGCTCTCTTATTCTAAGAACCACGTGAAAGATGGAAATACTCTGTCATTCTAAAAGATCTAATTATTTCAGCTTCTTAGAGCagtaaattaaacattttgCCTGTAATCCTATGTATACAAATTCTGTAGTTCCAAAGAATATATCTTTTCACTAGTGCTTCTTTACAAGTGGTGGTGGGCATTTCTTTGTGTGTTAACTTTTAAAAGTGGGCGAGTGAACAAGGTCAGGTTCAGATgagtatttgaaaaattattgaGAAGGAATTCCAAAGATTTTTCTCAAGGTTAGAAAAATCTGATTACAAtgtaaagcattttgtttttcttttttttcttttttttccatggttttaATGGAAGCTATGTAAATACATAGAGAAGAgttgtgggttttcttctgttcatgcatgcctcaagaaaaaaaagctttgagtCAATTTTTAATGTTGCCCAGGTATTTTCTCTGGTCACAtgtaatttctgttctttctgttaAACCAATATGTAAGTATTATTCTAACTATATAAAATTTTCTGTACAGATAAAGAGGAACTTTTTGTACCTACTCCAAGTTATTTTGAGATTGTCTACTTGAACCCAGATAAACCTGCAGTCATCCCATGCCGTGTTACTACTCCTTCAGCAAAAGTAACTCTACACAGGGAATTTCCAGCAGGAGAAATTGAAACAGATGGAACTGATATTACTTATGATGTGAAGAAGGGTTTTGTCTACCAGCACCCTACTTCTGATCACAAAGGTATTGTCTACTGCAAAGCAGAGTCACAGGGAGCACCTCAGATTTCCATCAAGTATCACCTACTGTATGTGGAAGGTAAAGTGCAGTTTTCTGCATGCTTACACCTACTTGTTTCTTCTCCTGACATTACTTagtaaacttgtttttttaaaagaaaagtaaaatatgtaATGTCAccaaagttttaaaatcttgaTCAGAAGTATATGTGATAAAACTTTGCAAGTTCAAATTCCAGCAACTTCCTAGTGTAGAGGGGAAAGCTGCAGTTATACATCACTTGTTACATTaagaaactgaggcaaaaatTGACTCAAGTTTATTAATGTGTTTAAATTCAGAAACTGATTTGCTGCTTCCAAACACTGCCTTTCTCTCAGTTCCCAAGGGGCCACCTTCAACCACAATTGCAGTATCATCCAGTAGAGCAGAAGTCAGTGAGAGAATTCATGTAACCTGCACAGTCCTTGGGGAGCCAGATGTAGATGTGGACTTCAGGTGGCAGTACCCAGGGCAAGAGGTAAGAAACCTATAACCTGGCTGAAAATGTTTGTTCTTCCTAAAGGCAATGATTTGAATGCCAGTCAGTGTCTGCATTTGGAGTAGGGATTCTTTCAGACTGTGGTGTCTGCCTCTAGCTAGCTCAGGCATGCTGGTAGGAGGGGGCAGCACATCCCTATTAAACTTCAGCCAATCTTTTCCTGAGAACCTAGAAGTAGCACAGGAATGAAGCTGGAGAGCTTTACCCATATTAGCAAAAATCAAGCTCAGCAAAGCTCACTCCTCCCTCAGGTTTCCCTTCCAGAGACACTTTGCCTCTGGCAGTATTTACAAAGAAAAGCCTCAGACAGGGCCACAGCCCGAGTCAGGAAGCTATTCTGGGACAAGCCACAAAGCCTCACTGATGCCTCTGCATTTGGTATCCCTTCCATCTCCACAGCTTGGGCACATGAATCATTGCAGCACAGGATCTTTAAGCTTAATTGTTGCCTGCattcagaagcacagaaatcTGCTTCTGCCCAGCCTCATCTGAAAGAGTTTGCTGGAAACATCCAGTGAATCTTAAAACCTTTGTTGGTTCTTTTTCTGGCACAAAATAAGGTGTGTCTGATTAGCATCCCTGGTGATGCCCTCCGTTCTCCCTCTGCTCATCCCAACCAGTTACAACAGGGCCTTGTTTCTTAACCAGCCTCATCTCTGATGCTGTTTATCCTAACCAAGGTAGAAGCAAAGGGAGGACTGTTGAAAGATGGAACCCTTCACCAGAAGAAAGGGATCCTCTGAGACTTGAGGGTTTGCCAGCCCTCCTGGTGCTGTGTTGTCAAAGGAAGATGTGCAGAGCTTGCTCATAAGGTGTTTGTATCAGCACTGATCTCCCTGAGCCAGCAGGCAATGGAAGTAACTTAACTGCAGGGGTGATTGCTTAAGGGAGTGATTGGAGTTCAGTGCCTACTGGGCTGGAGAAAATTCAAATCTGAAGTCCCGTAAGTTTGCTGTATCCTGTCACAGGAAAGTGTGGGTCTTTTCAGGGGAGAAACACTTGTGATACCTGATAAGCACAAAAGGGATTTGAACTGCTGGTGATGGTACTGGGCACCTGGAACCAGGTTGTCTTctagtcacagaatcataaaattgtcagggttggaaaagaccctcgtttccctctcctctccatgtctcttttttattctttttttcttttgctgctgcttgtcaTATGTTTTCCTGCTGAGACCATTGAAGTCTCAGAGCTTGTGAGCAATTACCaacttcccttccctgccctgtaAAGTGAGGGCAGCCTCTACTACATTTGGAGAGGAGCTTCGTACTGATAGCATGAATGAGGTGATCTGAAGAGTAACTACTGGATGGAGCGCCAGAAGAGTTTGGCAGAATTCCTGTTCCTGGTGCCTGTTTGAATTTAGGAAGGAAAGAGGCAGTTAAACTTGTACCTGTTggtgaaataaaaagtaaaattttagaGAAAACTGAAGTGCTTCCAAgttcagggagctgcagagcagtaGTGGTTTGAGTTAAATGCCCAATTCTCCCTCTGAATTTAGCTCTCAGCACTACTTTGAGTGAGATGCATTAACATGGCAGCGTCTCTGTCCTTCATGGTGGGGCTTTAACTCTCACAGTCTTACAGTGATTCACTCTCTTGgatgaggaagagaagaaatgccCCTGCTGATCATGTTGGCTTTGTTGATTGGTAtggctttctgggttttttgtgtgtgggttgttttttgggtgtgTAGCTGTGTGTTGGACTGTAATAACTATGCAAACTCCAACTTAGTTACAAAAGACAAAGTTTAATTACTAAGAACAAGCAATTGAAACACCAAAACTTCTAGACTCAGCCTGGCCTTCTAAAACTCTGCTCCTTATTATTGTCCACCCCTTGCTTTTTCTACACCTTTCACAGCTGAGTGGCTGCCCATGCCTGGTTGCTGGCCAAgactgttttttggtttgtagcccagtttttttttccagtgatcTTACAGCACCAGCTACAACACCTCCAGGTGCCCTACAGTTACAGTCACACCTCTCTAGCACTGATTGACTATAAACACATGCAAATTATCTTCCTTGTTTGCTGTGGATACTGTGGCTGCAGTGCAGGGCTTGTGGACTGTCAGCTGAGGACTGCACCCACCTGTGGGCACTGGGAGAGACACTTTGGCCTGTGCCCTGCATCTGCCCTGGGTGCTTATCCTTTGGAGTAAACAGTCTCAGTtccagctgtgcctggggacagggagggaagagTTGTGGTAGGTTTTTGGCCCAACAAAAAGATTAATTAAATGTCAGCACAGAAGCACTGCATGGGTCTTTTTGAGATTTATTATGGAAATATTCACatgctgcaaaggaaaaagatgagGATGGAGAGAGTATAGAGAGGATCACCAGTGATGCTGGCCAGACAGACTTTCTTTTGTGCAAGAAAAAGGACTGTCAAAGGTCTAAGCTTCACTGGATGTTTTGATTCATTGCTGCTGATTTCAGTAATAGTTTCTGttccccagcaccaccccacCCAGCACCTGGGCTGTCACCTATGACTTGATCcctcagcagaagcagcactttAATGCACTTTAATTCCTGTTTACTCCTAGGTACACTGAATTGCAGAGGccctcatctcatctcatctcatctcatctcatctcatctcatctcatctcttTTTCACTCAGTgctattgtttgttttttttttcccttgccacTCCCTGACAATTTCATTTGCTCATTCACCTGCTCTGAGTGCATACTGATCCACTCCTTACTAAGAATCCCTGAAACTGGCTTCAAAGCAGAAGGTAATTAGTTTGAGAAAAACTGGGCTAGCAGGAGCCAAACCTGGCAAATAGCACCTGCCTTACATGGTCTTCACTTTCAGGAGGGTCAAGGAAGTTCCACTATTTAGGCTACTGGAGAACTCAGGCTTGAATTAAGTCTGGAGTTGTACTTCATGGTAGCTTAACACTTTTCAGGCTGTGAACAGGAGGTgctctgctgggcagagctctgctaAGTAGATTGATTCCTTCTAAAGGGTTAAAACTTGCTAGAATGAGATTACCagtttttcaataaaattttcGGTAGCTGTCAATGCTTGCCACTTCCTAGGCGTTCCCGGGCTGCACTGTGACTTGTCTCTGGGCTGCAAGAAGGGGCAGTTTCTTCTGTGCTGGTTAT
It includes:
- the PDGFRL gene encoding platelet-derived growth factor receptor-like protein isoform X2, with amino-acid sequence MRLWVLLSLLLLQETLPHVTGQPAKTKRPKEPGENKIRPVNKKVKPKNARMKERESVDSSLKSQSMLTQVMDKGHFQKVAATLSLSAGQSIELRCKGSNVTWSYPAYLDTFKDSRLSIKQLDRYSQLVLTNSTAADTGEYSCWLQLCSANKCRKDETKAGSTYIFFADKEELFVPTPSYFEIVYLNPDKPAVIPCRVTTPSAKVTLHREFPAGEIETDGTDITYDVKKGFVYQHPTSDHKVPKGPPSTTIAVSSSRAEVSERIHVTCTVLGEPDVDVDFRWQYPGQESKRPVIIQNFWRLMNRGTGHTTRISKSILVVDDFEVRDAGNYICIARNLQGETTVATEVELN
- the PDGFRL gene encoding platelet-derived growth factor receptor-like protein isoform X1; its protein translation is MRLWVLLSLLLLQETLPHVTGQPAKTKRPKEPGENKIRPVNKKVKPKNARMKERESVDSSLKSQSMLTQVMDKGHFQKVAATLSLSAGQSIELRCKGSNVTWSYPAYLDTFKDSRLSIKQLDRYSQLVLTNSTAADTGEYSCWLQLCSANKCRKDETKAGSTYIFFADKEELFVPTPSYFEIVYLNPDKPAVIPCRVTTPSAKVTLHREFPAGEIETDGTDITYDVKKGFVYQHPTSDHKGIVYCKAESQGAPQISIKYHLLYVEVPKGPPSTTIAVSSSRAEVSERIHVTCTVLGEPDVDVDFRWQYPGQESKRPVIIQNFWRLMNRGTGHTTRISKSILVVDDFEVRDAGNYICIARNLQGETTVATEVELN